The sequence below is a genomic window from Sulfuracidifex metallicus DSM 6482 = JCM 9184.
TATCAATATGAATTCCTTTCCCACCGAACTTGAGGTTGAGTATTCTAAATCGTAGAAAACCGTAGCACTTATGTTAGCATCATTATGTATTTCTGCTGTTCCCTCTTCACTAGAGAAGAAACACAAAACGTAATTTACGCTATCATTATCGCTCTCTCCGTTATGGGGTATCCCGCTGACGTTAACCGGTTCGGTAGTATTTAGAGTTAATATTACTTGGGAATCAGCTGGATAAGGCACTTTCAGATTTCCCTCAGGCGGTATTATCCCATTGCCTGAGATAGTTCTAAAATTCGCGGAAGTAAGGCTGTAAGCCGCTAAAGAAACTCCAAGGATAATAAGAGCTATAGCTATAATGATCTCAGCCCTTCTTTTCATCTTCGTTTCCCCTTAGGTTTACCTTAATTAGATTGTCGGGTAAGTTAACTAAAGTAGACAAGTTTGGATAATAAGGTATACCTAAGGCCATATTTACAGAAGCAGGATCGTTCTTGGAAGCCAAGGAACCTGCTAAGTATAGCCTGATTGCCTTCTCAACGTCAACTCCCAAGTCGCGTAGCTGTATGACTCTCCTCAACTCATCGTCCTCAGGTAGTAGCCTTATTACCCTCACAGAAATCAGTTCAATTCCTATTTCTGCTAAGAAATTTTTCAATATAGCCGTTACTCCAGTTGTTATATCATTAAACTTGCTATATATTTCCGCTAGCTTAACGAAGTTTATCACTTGGCTTACCTCCTGATCGATCATTGGAGAGATATATCTACCTAAGTCCGCATCCTTGAACACGTTATTTCCAAATTGGACATTGAAAACCAACTTTGAGGGATCTGTTACCCTATAATACACTGCGACTTCGTAAATCAATGGCACTAAGTCCTGAGTTTGGCTGTTCCCAACTACTCTTATTTCGTGCCTCGTCGAAGAACAGAAATACACTATGGTATCGAAAGGAAGTCCGTTATATCTCATTTTTGATAAGAACGACGATAAAGGATTCTGAGGACTTTGTACGTTATGTGTTCCAGGAGGCAAAACAGCCTGAACTTGCCCTTGAATTACCACAACAGCAAGTTCGTTTGGCTGCACGAAGATGATTGACTTGGAGGTTATCTCCTCCTTTGGATAACGGAAAATTATGGTATCTTCAGCCATCATTGAGGTTCCGTTCTCCCTTTCAGTTGAAATTACAGAACCTCTAAATTGAAGAGACATAACATTTTTTAATAAATTATCATTATTAAGGTTACTCATTATTTGAATTTAGATATTTTTACTTTTTTTAAAAAAAATAGATAGAATAAAAGTTTCCTCCAATTTATATACATTTTAATTTTTAACCTTCCTCCAGCTTAGAGAATAGTAAAGCGTCCATTAACAGGATTCCTCCTGCAATGGAAAAGTCCACCGCGTAGCCTAAGAAGTGACTCACATAACCAGAAGTTAACGAGCCTAACAGAAGTGCTATTCCAACCACTGTACTATAAACCCCTAATCCAGTTCCTTGTCTTCTCTCTCCCACTACCTTAAATATCATTGTGGTTGAGGATGAGTAATAAAGAGAATAAGCGAATCCGGCAGCAAGTGGATAAAACAGGGAGTTTATAACTACCATAGCTCCCGTTGTGGCAAGCGTTGATATTCCCATTATAACATACGATAAACCTCTAACCAGCAAGGAGAAAGAAGCAACAAGTTTTTCTCCTCTTTCCTCTATAGCTTTACCTGCGAAGTAAAAAGTCAGGGTTTGAGCTACCATTCCCAGCGAAATCACGGCAAGGACTATTGAGCTACTTACTCCTAGAGTGTAAAGCCCTGCGGGATATACAGTGTTAAATAATCCACTACTGAAATAGAACGCTACTATTCCTAAGTACAACATCGGTATATAGTTTACCGGTCTTCTCCTCAGTCTCCTTATAGAGAACATTTTAAAGTGTGCTAATTGAGGTAAATGCAGAAAGAATAGAGGCAGCATTCTTATTCTGGTTGAGAAAGATTCCCTATGATGAACCATTGCGACTCTTTCGACCCTTATTGGAGACCTTGGAATAAGCTTTAGGCCTAGAATGAGAGAAATAATGGACAACAAACCCATTATTTGAATAACCAGTATGAGAGGAACGAAGTTAACCGCCACACTGGATATTATCAAACCCAACAACATGCCTATTGATGACACCATTGAAAGTCTGGAAAATGCGGAAGCCCATTTCTTCTTTTCTGCAGTTGCCATAATTAAGAGGTTCATTGGGGTACTTGCCGCGGTGCTAAAGAAGACCGATAACGCATAATCTGCAGAAACTAAAGGGATAGTATTCAGGAACACTATAGCTAAAAGGGAAGCTCCAGTTCCTGCGAAACTAGTCAAAATTAGGTACTTTCTACTGTATCTATCTGCCATCAAACCCCAAATTATAGAAGCTGGTATAAGGATAGCATTTCCCAAGGATATTGCTAAACCTACATTTATGGCGTTGCCGTGAAGACGAAGTATCTCAAGTGTGATCAGCGTGGATAGGGGTCCCGTAGATGCGTTGAAAGGCAAAGCGGTATACATCCATTTGAAGTCAGATTTCTGTTGAATTCCCATCTAAAGGAAAGGACGTTACTCCCTTTTTAAAATTATTTAATGTATTCCAAAGCTTTCAAATAGAGTTTAAATTATCCTACTAATGAAGAACATGATATAAAAAGATAGAGTTGACTACTTTTCCTTTTTCCCTTTTAGGTTAATGAGACATAACCTGCTCTATACTTTGTAATTCTTTTTCCCATCTTTTTTTCTCTTTCTTATCAACTCTCTATGTGGAGTCATTTACCCCTTTCTTCCTTTAGACACTGTTCTATTATCTTTCCATCGCTTTCCGGTATGGGTCTCTTCATGTTAGCTGGAGCGTTGCGTAGGTACTTTGCCACTTGGGATTTATCTTCGATGAAAACTATCTGATCAAGTATTAGCTTGAAATCGCAAACTCCTATGACCATAGGCTCTACCTTAATTCTATAGATGAATATTCCCTTGTTTCTGATCTTCTCTTCTGGATAAATGGGAGTTTCGTCCTTAAACCAATCTGATACAGCCTTCACTACCCCAACAAGTTTACCCCCATATTTCTTGGCATAGTACTTGCTCACGTAAATGACTAGGTAGTCTCCGTTCTTAATGTAATTGCTTATATCCTCCTTGTAACCGTAAATCCCTTCAGAGAGTATCACGTCCCACATGTCCTCTTGGATTGGTACGATCCAGTAAGTCACATGATGAGATATAAGATGAAAGTTATAAAAATAATGTATGAAGTTAGTTACGCATTACCTCTTCACTACTGGATTGCTTTCCCTGATTATGAGCATGTTCACGCCTTACTACTTGGTGTTGTCTGGAGTGGTAGCAATTGCAGGGAACTTGATCATAGACGGGCTGGGGCACAAGGAGGTACAAACCAGGAGAGGAACGATACCTACAAGGACTCCGTTGACTCACACCTATCCCCGTTCAGTGGTATGGGGATTACTACCTTCAATACCTTTTCTGCTGTTGGGATACTTTTTAGGGTACTACTTGTGGTGGTTGGCTGTGGCTTCAGTCTTGGTTGGTCCTTCCCACATGTTCTTAGATATGTTCACTGAGGCAGGGGTATACGTGAAAAAAGGAGGGAAGTGGAGGAGATATGCATTAGCTCACTTCAGATATAACAATCCCTCTCGCTAACGGACTAGCAGCGCTGGCTGGGGTATTCATGCTTTTAGCATCAATTCACGGCATTCATTACTATCATTATTATCATTATTACAACTATTATTCCTAATGAGATATTATACGAAAAGAGAAAAGTTTTTAAATATATTTTCTATTACTTTTAGTATGGGTTGTAAGAAGTGGAAGATAAGGTTCCTAATGAAAAAAGCCAGAAGTTATGAAGAGTTCATGGATTATGCTTTAGATAGCTTCAGTGACAAACTGTTAATGCTTATCTTGGAGAAATTGGAACTATTACAAGAAAATCCTTTCAGGTATGCTAGAGAGAAGCTAGGAAATGATATTTACGGAAATAACATGTTCTCAATAGAGGTTACGGGAGATATAAGGGTTCTTTATAGCGTTGACTCAAAAACTGTATCGTATTTATTTGGGAGGTTGGGTCTCATAAGAAGGCTTACGGGCGTTAGCCTTTTCCTTAGCTCTCTTTAATAAGTCCTCCTTAAACTTCTTAAAGTCCTCCTCATTCTCGATTTCTAGGAACTTATTACCGTACTCATCTTCAACAATTCTCATATGTATA
It includes:
- a CDS encoding SPFH domain-containing protein, with product MSLQFRGSVISTERENGTSMMAEDTIIFRYPKEEITSKSIIFVQPNELAVVVIQGQVQAVLPPGTHNVQSPQNPLSSFLSKMRYNGLPFDTIVYFCSSTRHEIRVVGNSQTQDLVPLIYEVAVYYRVTDPSKLVFNVQFGNNVFKDADLGRYISPMIDQEVSQVINFVKLAEIYSKFNDITTGVTAILKNFLAEIGIELISVRVIRLLPEDDELRRVIQLRDLGVDVEKAIRLYLAGSLASKNDPASVNMALGIPYYPNLSTLVNLPDNLIKVNLRGNEDEKKG
- a CDS encoding MFS transporter: MQQKSDFKWMYTALPFNASTGPLSTLITLEILRLHGNAINVGLAISLGNAILIPASIIWGLMADRYSRKYLILTSFAGTGASLLAIVFLNTIPLVSADYALSVFFSTAASTPMNLLIMATAEKKKWASAFSRLSMVSSIGMLLGLIISSVAVNFVPLILVIQIMGLLSIISLILGLKLIPRSPIRVERVAMVHHRESFSTRIRMLPLFFLHLPQLAHFKMFSIRRLRRRPVNYIPMLYLGIVAFYFSSGLFNTVYPAGLYTLGVSSSIVLAVISLGMVAQTLTFYFAGKAIEERGEKLVASFSLLVRGLSYVIMGISTLATTGAMVVINSLFYPLAAGFAYSLYYSSSTTMIFKVVGERRQGTGLGVYSTVVGIALLLGSLTSGYVSHFLGYAVDFSIAGGILLMDALLFSKLEEG
- a CDS encoding EVE domain-containing protein; this encodes MTYWIVPIQEDMWDVILSEGIYGYKEDISNYIKNGDYLVIYVSKYYAKKYGGKLVGVVKAVSDWFKDETPIYPEEKIRNKGIFIYRIKVEPMVIGVCDFKLILDQIVFIEDKSQVAKYLRNAPANMKRPIPESDGKIIEQCLKEERGK